In Apium graveolens cultivar Ventura chromosome 10, ASM990537v1, whole genome shotgun sequence, the following are encoded in one genomic region:
- the LOC141693341 gene encoding double-stranded RNA-binding protein 1-like isoform X1 has product MYKTKLQEMCQKKRWGLPKYSYVKEGEDHNPSFKASVVVNGVTFDTTNDSSSSKDAHNDAARLAVHHFTNSESRGETKTGRQGTEIHQAGKLQSNAKEFKNDVVNQYKMMLQTYAQRNKLRMPVYSSKKEGPPHAPSFKASVFVEGQPYESPGSYKTLKEAEHAAAQVALLSFTADTFEENESPIYKNILQELAQSEGFILPVYKTENSCEPHNPSFISTVEVEGENFQGTAAKSKKQAESSAARAAYNALMERKRSRTANSSSSSSAFEALEVKPGSVIPTSVSAHGNFKSDRPLHLTQNAKNMEQCIQEKDEYDASPAESLPEYFNSSSQKFIKSPASADMDNTTVNEDSYISPESMCLLPTGEQSSIITPPDLSSLSIGGPNMKKFNRAESYFLCNRFRVYTSIPDIDFPKGTVLLPIAEDQWVAVSLELPN; this is encoded by the exons ATGTACAAAACAAAGCTTCAAGAAATGTGTCAGAAAAAGAGATGGGGATTGCCTAAATATAGTTATGTAAAAGAAGGAGAAGATCATAACCCATCTTTTAAAGCTTCAGTTGTTGTTAATGGTGTCACCTTTGACACAACTAATGACTCTTCTTCTTCTAAAGATGCCCACAACGATGCTGCTAGGCTTGCTGTTCATCACTTCACTAATTCTG AATCAAGAGGGGAAACTAAAACTGGAAGACAGGGGACTGAAATACATCAGGCTGGAAAATTGCAGTCAAATGCTAAGGAATTTAAGAACG ATGTGGTAAATCAATACAAGATGATGCTGCAGACTTATGCTCAAAGAAATAAACTTCGTATGCCAGTGTATTCAAGTAAAAAGGAAGGCCCGCCTCATGCCCCTTCCTTCAAGGCCTCAGTTTTTGTTGAGGGACAGCCTTATGAAAGTCCAGGGTCTTATAAGACATTGAAGGAAGCTGAGCATGCTGCCGCACAGGTTGCTCTTCTTTCATTTACGGCTGATACCTTTGAAGAG AACGAGTCTCCAATTTACAAGAACATTTTACAAGAGCTAGCTCAAAGCGAAGGTTTCATTTTGCCAGTATATAAAACTGAAAATTCTTGTGAACCTCACAATCCATCTTTCATATCCACTGTGGAAGTAGAAGGAGAAAACTTTCAAGGCACAGCAGCAAAATCCAAGAAACAAGCAGAATCCAGTGCTGCAAGGGCTGCTTACAATGCTCTAATGGAAC GTAAAAGAAGTCGAACTGCTAATAGCTCATCTTCTTCCTCAGCCTTTGAAGCTTTGGAAGTCAAGCCTGGGTCAGTAATTCCAACTTCCGTCAGTGCCCATGGAAATTTCAAATCTGATCGTCCCCTGCATCTAACTCAGAATGCAAAAAATATGGAACAGTGTATTCAAGAAAAAG ATGAATATGATGCGTCTCCTGCTGAAAGTTTGCCAGAATATTTTAACAGTAGCTCACAGAAGTTTATCAAATCTCCAGCTTCAGCAGACATGGACAATACAACTGTTAACGAAGACTCGTACATCTCGCCAGAATCAATGTGTTTGTTACCCACAGGAGAACAATCATCTATCATCACGCCTCCTGATCTTTCCTCTCTCTCAATTGGGGGTCCTAACATGAAGAAATTTAATAGAGCTGAAAGCTACTTTCTCTGCAACAGATTCAGAGTGTACACAAGCATTCCCGATATAGACTTTCCAAAAGGCACAGTTCTCCTACCTATTGCGGAGGACCAGTGGGTTGCTGTGAGCTTGGAATTACCTAATTAG
- the LOC141693341 gene encoding double-stranded RNA-binding protein 1-like isoform X2, producing MYKTKLQEMCQKKRWGLPKYSYVKEGEDHNPSFKASVVVNGVTFDTTNDSSSSKDAHNDAARLAVHHFTNSESRGETKTGRQGTEIHQAGKLQSNAKEFKNDVVNQYKMMLQTYAQRNKLRMPVYSSKKEGPPHAPSFKASVFVEGQPYESPGSYKTLKEAEHAAAQVALLSFTADTFEENESPIYKNILQELAQSEGFILPVYKTENSCEPHNPSFISTVEVEGENFQGTAAKSKKQAESSAARAAYNALMEPFEALEVKPGSVIPTSVSAHGNFKSDRPLHLTQNAKNMEQCIQEKDEYDASPAESLPEYFNSSSQKFIKSPASADMDNTTVNEDSYISPESMCLLPTGEQSSIITPPDLSSLSIGGPNMKKFNRAESYFLCNRFRVYTSIPDIDFPKGTVLLPIAEDQWVAVSLELPN from the exons ATGTACAAAACAAAGCTTCAAGAAATGTGTCAGAAAAAGAGATGGGGATTGCCTAAATATAGTTATGTAAAAGAAGGAGAAGATCATAACCCATCTTTTAAAGCTTCAGTTGTTGTTAATGGTGTCACCTTTGACACAACTAATGACTCTTCTTCTTCTAAAGATGCCCACAACGATGCTGCTAGGCTTGCTGTTCATCACTTCACTAATTCTG AATCAAGAGGGGAAACTAAAACTGGAAGACAGGGGACTGAAATACATCAGGCTGGAAAATTGCAGTCAAATGCTAAGGAATTTAAGAACG ATGTGGTAAATCAATACAAGATGATGCTGCAGACTTATGCTCAAAGAAATAAACTTCGTATGCCAGTGTATTCAAGTAAAAAGGAAGGCCCGCCTCATGCCCCTTCCTTCAAGGCCTCAGTTTTTGTTGAGGGACAGCCTTATGAAAGTCCAGGGTCTTATAAGACATTGAAGGAAGCTGAGCATGCTGCCGCACAGGTTGCTCTTCTTTCATTTACGGCTGATACCTTTGAAGAG AACGAGTCTCCAATTTACAAGAACATTTTACAAGAGCTAGCTCAAAGCGAAGGTTTCATTTTGCCAGTATATAAAACTGAAAATTCTTGTGAACCTCACAATCCATCTTTCATATCCACTGTGGAAGTAGAAGGAGAAAACTTTCAAGGCACAGCAGCAAAATCCAAGAAACAAGCAGAATCCAGTGCTGCAAGGGCTGCTTACAATGCTCTAATGGAAC CCTTTGAAGCTTTGGAAGTCAAGCCTGGGTCAGTAATTCCAACTTCCGTCAGTGCCCATGGAAATTTCAAATCTGATCGTCCCCTGCATCTAACTCAGAATGCAAAAAATATGGAACAGTGTATTCAAGAAAAAG ATGAATATGATGCGTCTCCTGCTGAAAGTTTGCCAGAATATTTTAACAGTAGCTCACAGAAGTTTATCAAATCTCCAGCTTCAGCAGACATGGACAATACAACTGTTAACGAAGACTCGTACATCTCGCCAGAATCAATGTGTTTGTTACCCACAGGAGAACAATCATCTATCATCACGCCTCCTGATCTTTCCTCTCTCTCAATTGGGGGTCCTAACATGAAGAAATTTAATAGAGCTGAAAGCTACTTTCTCTGCAACAGATTCAGAGTGTACACAAGCATTCCCGATATAGACTTTCCAAAAGGCACAGTTCTCCTACCTATTGCGGAGGACCAGTGGGTTGCTGTGAGCTTGGAATTACCTAATTAG
- the LOC141693342 gene encoding uncharacterized protein LOC141693342: MDGKQKAVAARIYQDLELPSELSSDNNNDTILIYVPGFQKEQLRVQLSKSRELIVSGKRPVGDNTWQCFRKTIEVSPNCDVERITAKFKLEDQILYIIQPKLIASKKNEDDEKLEKGAATLESRKPVDEKKQPNIVKDESIQKPDVVTNPNLSTYETDNAAASGETALKKVKEEASIDGKRGESSDYKPWDPRHDFENALKKATTDKKNDGDVAEDDKLKGTTNQKHEPDSDNLACKMNERANKGLGLATTVKVPKQVLNLVLAVLLAIALGLYVKISASFWENDEN; encoded by the exons ATGGACGGAAAGCAGAAAGCAGTAGCTGCTCGTATCTACCAAGATTTGGAACTTCCATCAGAGCTCTCATCGGACAATAACAACGATACAATTCTTATTTACGTACCAG GTTTTCAGAAGGAGCAGCTGAGAGTTCAGTTAAGTAAATCAAGAGAGCTGATAGTTAGCGGAAAACGTCCAGTTGGAGATAATACCTGGCAGTGCTTTAGGAAGACAATAGAGGTGTCTCCAAATTGTGACGTGGAAAGAATCACTGCTAAGTTTAAGCTTGAGGACCAGATACTTTACATTATACAACCGAAATTGATTGCTTCAAAAAAGAACGAAGATGACGAGAAACTAGAAAAGGGTGCTGCAACTCTAGAATCTCGGAAGCCTGTTGATGAGAAGAAGCAGCCAAATATAGTGAAAGATGAAAGCATACAAAAGCCTGATGTAGTGACTAATCCAAATTTGAGTACATACGAAACAGACAATGCTGCAGCAAGTGGTGAAACTGCTCTTAAGAAGGTGAAAGAAGAGGCAAGTATTGATGGGAAGAGGGGAGAATCGAGTGATTACAAGCCTTGGGACCCTagacatgattttgaaaatgCCTTAAAAAAGGCTACGACTGACAAGAAGAATGACGGGGATGTAGCTGAAGACGACAAGTTGAAAGGAACTACAAATCAGAAACACGAACCTGATTCAGACAACTTGGCCTGTAAAATGAATGAAAGAGCCAACAAAGGTCTTGGGTTGGCAACAACTGTGAAGGTGCCAAAACAAGTGCTTAACTTAGTATTGGCTGTGTTGTTGGCAATTGCACTTGGCCTGTACGTGAAAATTTCCGCAAGCTTTTGGGAGAATGATGAAAACTGA